The following coding sequences lie in one Listeria ivanovii subsp. londoniensis genomic window:
- a CDS encoding aldo/keto reductase, with protein MNLKDTVKLSNGVEMPRLGFGVWKVKDGDEAVNSVKWAIEAGYVSIDTAAAYKNEEGVGQAIKESGVNREDLFVTTKLWNAEQGYESTLAAFDESLRKLELDYVDLYLIHWPVKGKFKDTWRAFEKLYNDKRVRAIGVCNFHEHHLKELMEDAEITPMVNQIELHPELTQEPLRNYCEEHNIVVEAWSPLGNGKLLDNAEIKAIAETHEKSVAQVILRWDLQIGVVTIPKSVHQERIVQNADIFDFELTEAEVAKISALNKDKRTGPDPDNFNF; from the coding sequence TTGAACTTAAAAGATACGGTAAAACTCTCAAATGGTGTAGAAATGCCACGTTTAGGATTTGGTGTTTGGAAAGTGAAAGATGGGGATGAAGCAGTGAATTCGGTAAAATGGGCAATAGAGGCTGGCTATGTAAGTATTGATACAGCTGCTGCCTATAAAAATGAAGAAGGTGTAGGACAAGCAATCAAAGAATCAGGCGTTAACAGAGAAGATTTGTTTGTGACAACGAAACTTTGGAACGCAGAGCAAGGTTACGAATCCACTTTGGCAGCATTTGATGAAAGTTTACGCAAATTAGAACTGGATTATGTTGATTTATATTTGATTCACTGGCCCGTTAAAGGGAAATTCAAAGATACATGGCGTGCGTTTGAAAAACTTTATAATGATAAACGTGTACGTGCAATTGGTGTATGTAATTTTCACGAACATCATTTAAAAGAATTAATGGAAGATGCGGAAATTACTCCAATGGTCAACCAAATTGAATTACATCCTGAATTAACCCAGGAACCACTTCGTAACTACTGTGAGGAACATAATATTGTTGTAGAAGCGTGGTCACCACTTGGTAACGGGAAATTACTGGATAATGCTGAAATAAAAGCAATTGCAGAGACGCATGAAAAATCAGTAGCACAAGTTATTCTTCGTTGGGACTTACAAATTGGCGTAGTGACTATTCCAAAATCAGTTCACCAGGAACGTATTGTCCAAAATGCAGATATTTTTGATTTTGAATTAACAGAAGCAGAAGTAGCGAAAATTAGCGCTTTAAACAAAGATAAAAGAACTGGTCCAGATCCAGATAATTTTAATTTTTAA
- a CDS encoding nitronate monooxygenase — MSITNLLNIKYPIIQGAMAQIAKAPLVAAVSNAGGLGIIASGGMSAEMLREEIQKTKSLTDKPFGVNLMLMMTNIAELTEVIIEEKIGIVTTGAGTPKTFMPIWKEAGIIVMPVVPSVMIAKRMEKMGADAVIAEGTEAGGHVGETTTMALLPQIVDAVTIPVIGAGGIADGRGIVAALALGAQGVQIGTRFLATEECPVHPDFKAAVIKASDRDTMVTGRKAGAPVRSIKNKMIKEYIRLEEENADRDTLEELTLGSLRKAVQEGDTDNGSVMAGQIAGLVTEIKPCKNVIEEMMAETKQVIFNLQLN; from the coding sequence ATGTCGATTACGAACTTATTAAATATTAAATATCCGATTATCCAAGGGGCTATGGCGCAAATTGCGAAAGCTCCACTTGTTGCTGCTGTTTCGAATGCGGGTGGGCTTGGAATTATCGCTTCTGGTGGCATGAGTGCGGAGATGCTCCGAGAAGAAATCCAAAAGACAAAAAGCTTAACAGATAAACCGTTTGGCGTTAATTTAATGTTAATGATGACAAATATTGCTGAATTAACCGAAGTAATTATTGAAGAAAAAATTGGTATTGTCACAACTGGTGCCGGTACACCAAAAACGTTTATGCCGATTTGGAAAGAAGCCGGAATTATTGTTATGCCAGTGGTTCCATCCGTTATGATTGCAAAACGGATGGAAAAAATGGGCGCAGATGCAGTGATTGCGGAAGGAACGGAAGCAGGTGGGCACGTCGGAGAAACGACTACAATGGCGCTTTTACCACAAATTGTTGATGCAGTAACAATCCCGGTTATTGGTGCTGGAGGAATTGCTGATGGGCGAGGAATCGTGGCAGCACTCGCTTTAGGGGCACAAGGAGTTCAAATTGGTACACGCTTTTTAGCAACAGAAGAATGTCCAGTTCACCCGGACTTCAAAGCCGCGGTCATTAAAGCTTCAGACCGTGATACAATGGTTACCGGACGTAAAGCAGGTGCTCCGGTTCGTTCTATCAAAAACAAAATGATCAAAGAATATATTCGTTTAGAGGAAGAAAATGCGGACCGTGATACATTAGAAGAACTAACGCTAGGATCTCTTAGAAAAGCTGTTCAGGAAGGCGACACAGATAATGGTTCTGTCATGGCTGGTCAAATTGCAGGACTTGTTACGGAAATCAAACCATGTAAAAATGTCATAGAAGAAATGATGGCTGAAACGAAACAAGTTATTTTTAATTTGCAACTAAATTAA
- a CDS encoding cation-translocating P-type ATPase, translated as MLWLKESIEQLLSKLHTNLDTGLTKEQVKQKQEAFGTNEFEEGEKESLLQKIGHHLLEITTIVLLFAAAISAYLAITTGYGWAKVVVILGIVVLNMVLGIYQESSAEKALAALQSMNAHLTTVLRDGIRTQVDAVELVPGDIMEIVAGDMIPADARIISSSSLQVEESALTGESVPVEKDAAAEVSEKAPIGDRLNMLYSGCLVTNGRATAVVVEIGMETEMGKIAGLLNSTSKLMTPLQLRLKELAKRLSIVALLAGILIFIIDVYVYGETIIETLMIAISLAVAAVPETLPVIVTLTLAYGVQNMVRKNTIIRRIPAVETIGNTSVICSDKTGTLTQNKMIIQQIWATEHEPMKATAELGTEEAKVLEMLSLSSNATIEVTDGEETIIGDPTESAIIRLLEEKGTTKKALEAKYPRVFELPFDSDRKLMTTIHQVEDGFLSITKGAFDRIPVDFSETLLSEAERVHDSFAGDALRVLVVAYKKYAVMPTELSSEALETNLTFAGMVGMIDPPRPESKSAVLAAKKAGIKTVMITGDHIVTASAIAKEIGILTESDKAITGAELAAMSEADLEKNIRDYAVYARVSPEDKIRIVKAWQKNGEIVTMTGDGVNDAPALKAADVGAAMGITGTDVSKNAADMVITDDNFATIVDAMKEGRTAYENIRKTIYFLLSTNFSQIFIMLIAIIFGWGAPVVAVQLLLINVVSDGIPGFFLSREKADDSIMERKPIPKNAGIFANGLGKKMATQAVVFTIVTLAGFYIGQFVTINQSISASYEVGMTMAFVILAWSSVAHIFNVRSDKSIFTVGFLSNRGLFFSAICSMVIILGLAIIPPLANMFFLVEMSLTHWILAFVLSMLPLVFVEIQKFIQRKKSTA; from the coding sequence ATGCTTTGGTTAAAAGAGTCAATTGAGCAACTTCTCAGCAAACTACACACAAATTTAGACACAGGATTAACAAAAGAGCAAGTAAAACAAAAACAGGAAGCGTTTGGTACAAATGAATTTGAGGAAGGGGAAAAAGAATCACTTCTCCAAAAAATCGGGCATCACTTACTCGAAATTACGACGATTGTTTTACTCTTTGCAGCAGCGATCTCCGCTTATTTAGCCATTACAACGGGATATGGTTGGGCGAAAGTAGTTGTAATTTTAGGGATTGTCGTACTAAATATGGTTTTAGGGATTTATCAAGAAAGTAGTGCCGAGAAAGCCCTTGCTGCTCTTCAAAGTATGAATGCGCATTTGACAACTGTGTTACGTGACGGAATCCGGACGCAGGTAGACGCAGTAGAATTGGTTCCAGGGGATATTATGGAGATTGTAGCAGGAGATATGATTCCAGCCGATGCACGGATTATTTCCAGTAGTAGTTTACAAGTGGAAGAATCGGCACTCACTGGGGAAAGTGTTCCGGTAGAAAAAGATGCTGCTGCAGAAGTTTCTGAAAAAGCGCCAATTGGTGACCGACTAAATATGCTTTACTCCGGCTGTCTTGTGACTAATGGACGAGCAACTGCGGTAGTGGTAGAAATTGGAATGGAAACGGAAATGGGGAAAATTGCTGGATTACTTAACAGCACATCGAAATTAATGACACCATTACAACTTCGCTTAAAAGAATTAGCGAAACGTCTGAGTATTGTTGCCCTTTTAGCTGGTATATTAATTTTTATTATTGATGTGTATGTGTACGGGGAAACTATTATTGAAACGTTAATGATTGCAATTTCCCTTGCAGTAGCAGCGGTTCCAGAGACGTTGCCGGTAATTGTAACATTGACACTTGCTTATGGGGTTCAAAATATGGTGCGGAAAAACACGATTATCCGCCGAATTCCTGCTGTTGAAACCATTGGAAACACTTCTGTTATTTGCTCTGATAAAACAGGAACATTAACACAAAATAAAATGATTATCCAACAAATTTGGGCAACCGAGCATGAGCCAATGAAAGCAACAGCCGAACTAGGAACAGAAGAAGCAAAAGTTTTAGAGATGCTTAGTCTTTCTAGTAACGCAACAATTGAAGTGACAGATGGCGAAGAAACCATCATTGGGGATCCGACCGAAAGTGCGATTATTCGATTATTAGAAGAAAAAGGAACAACGAAAAAAGCACTTGAAGCAAAATATCCGCGTGTTTTTGAACTTCCTTTTGACTCAGATAGAAAATTAATGACGACGATTCACCAAGTAGAAGATGGTTTCCTTTCTATTACAAAAGGTGCATTTGACCGAATTCCGGTTGATTTTTCAGAAACACTTTTGAGCGAGGCTGAGAGGGTTCATGATAGCTTTGCTGGAGATGCGCTTCGAGTACTTGTTGTCGCTTACAAAAAGTATGCTGTAATGCCTACAGAGCTGTCTAGTGAGGCACTTGAGACCAATCTGACTTTCGCTGGGATGGTTGGGATGATTGATCCACCACGTCCAGAAAGTAAATCCGCCGTGTTAGCAGCGAAAAAAGCGGGTATTAAGACAGTAATGATTACTGGTGACCACATTGTGACAGCATCTGCCATTGCAAAAGAAATCGGTATTCTAACAGAGAGCGACAAAGCGATAACCGGCGCAGAACTTGCGGCAATGTCAGAAGCAGACTTAGAGAAAAATATTAGAGATTATGCCGTATATGCTCGTGTTAGTCCAGAAGATAAGATTCGAATTGTGAAAGCATGGCAGAAAAATGGAGAAATTGTTACAATGACTGGTGATGGCGTCAATGATGCACCTGCTTTGAAAGCTGCTGATGTTGGCGCGGCAATGGGTATCACTGGAACAGATGTATCCAAAAATGCAGCGGATATGGTTATTACGGATGATAACTTTGCAACGATAGTAGATGCTATGAAAGAAGGACGTACTGCATATGAAAACATTCGGAAAACAATTTACTTCCTATTAAGTACCAACTTTTCTCAAATTTTCATTATGTTAATTGCCATTATTTTTGGGTGGGGAGCGCCAGTTGTAGCGGTTCAGTTACTGCTTATCAATGTTGTGTCTGATGGGATTCCAGGCTTCTTCTTAAGCCGTGAAAAAGCCGATGATTCGATTATGGAGCGTAAGCCAATTCCGAAGAACGCAGGGATTTTTGCAAATGGTCTTGGGAAGAAAATGGCGACACAAGCAGTTGTCTTTACGATTGTAACGCTGGCTGGATTTTACATCGGGCAGTTTGTGACTATCAACCAATCCATCAGTGCAAGTTATGAGGTTGGAATGACAATGGCATTTGTTATCCTAGCTTGGTCATCTGTCGCACACATTTTTAATGTAAGAAGTGATAAGTCTATCTTTACCGTTGGTTTCTTATCTAACCGAGGACTTTTCTTTAGTGCGATTTGCTCGATGGTTATAATTCTAGGGCTAGCGATAATTCCTCCACTAGCAAATATGTTTTTCTTAGTAGAAATGAGTTTGACTCACTGGATTCTCGCGTTTGTTCTTTCAATGTTACCACTTGTATTTGTGGAAATTCAAAAATTCATTCAACGTAAAAAATCGACTGCATAA
- a CDS encoding DUF3153 domain-containing protein produces MKKIIFTVIFSLVLLLSGCADVTNTVKVDKKGDATISFDIDISSVAGVFASTYSDEALIKLKDAGFKVDKRSDTSYHIEKKLEKSETKTDMKPEDFGVKITNTKSFFTQKVRIDAKFDPEKIWKQQVADVPFPKEILNKIDYTLILDLPISTIGDNNAKSVTGGKLMWDVPLAEKSELYFDVTLPNVKNIAIVGGIVLIAVIVLIIYLVRKHRKKKKLVWKKG; encoded by the coding sequence ATGAAAAAAATAATTTTCACAGTGATTTTTAGTTTGGTTTTACTTCTATCAGGATGTGCAGATGTGACAAATACGGTGAAAGTGGATAAAAAAGGAGATGCAACAATTTCTTTTGATATTGATATTTCATCCGTTGCAGGTGTTTTTGCATCAACATACTCAGATGAAGCACTCATAAAACTGAAAGATGCGGGTTTTAAAGTAGATAAAAGATCAGACACTAGCTATCATATCGAAAAGAAACTAGAAAAAAGTGAAACTAAAACGGACATGAAACCAGAAGATTTTGGCGTGAAAATTACGAATACAAAAAGTTTTTTTACGCAAAAAGTACGCATTGACGCGAAATTTGATCCAGAAAAAATCTGGAAACAACAAGTAGCGGACGTTCCTTTTCCAAAAGAAATTCTAAACAAAATCGATTATACACTCATTTTAGATTTACCGATTTCGACAATTGGCGATAATAATGCCAAAAGTGTCACTGGCGGAAAGCTAATGTGGGATGTGCCACTAGCGGAAAAATCTGAATTGTACTTTGATGTAACACTGCCCAATGTGAAAAATATTGCGATAGTTGGCGGGATTGTTCTTATAGCGGTGATAGTTTTGATTATTTACTTAGTTCGTAAACATCGTAAAAAGAAAAAATTGGTCTGGAAAAAAGGGTAA
- a CDS encoding VOC family protein yields MPFAVPYLVFNGEGQEALIFYSEVFVAEITNVQRFKEMNHFDGDAVFGERLMHSRLAKNGEEFIYITDTPYEGFTTGNRVTILINFESKSELKRAYEALLVGGKVEMELQVAFWGSTYAQVTDKFGVFWQLNFG; encoded by the coding sequence ATGCCTTTTGCAGTTCCTTATCTAGTTTTTAATGGTGAAGGTCAAGAAGCTCTAATCTTTTATTCAGAGGTTTTTGTAGCCGAAATTACGAACGTCCAGCGTTTCAAAGAGATGAATCATTTTGATGGAGATGCCGTTTTCGGTGAAAGATTAATGCACAGCCGGTTAGCAAAAAATGGCGAGGAATTTATTTATATTACTGATACGCCATATGAAGGCTTTACGACTGGTAACCGTGTAACGATTTTGATTAATTTTGAATCTAAAAGTGAGCTGAAACGAGCCTACGAGGCGTTACTAGTTGGTGGTAAAGTAGAGATGGAATTACAAGTTGCTTTTTGGGGTTCTACTTATGCCCAAGTAACCGATAAGTTCGGGGTATTCTGGCAACTTAACTTTGGTTAA
- a CDS encoding MerR family transcriptional regulator: protein MQQTIKEASSLTGLSVHTIRYYERVGLIPFLARDKNNNRIFDHDALHWLELLTCLRATGMPLSKQKEIVELTKCGENTVSERIEVLKEHQAELDRRQAELDRAFKKMEKKLACYRQLEQKVNEKGGKLG, encoded by the coding sequence ATGCAACAAACTATTAAAGAGGCGTCTTCTCTCACAGGTTTAAGCGTGCATACAATTCGCTACTACGAACGTGTTGGATTAATCCCTTTCCTCGCGCGAGATAAAAATAATAACCGGATTTTTGACCATGATGCCTTACACTGGCTGGAATTACTTACTTGCTTGCGTGCGACTGGGATGCCACTTTCCAAACAAAAAGAAATTGTTGAACTGACCAAATGCGGCGAAAATACTGTGTCTGAACGCATCGAGGTTTTAAAAGAACATCAAGCGGAATTAGATCGCCGTCAAGCAGAATTGGATCGAGCTTTTAAAAAAATGGAGAAAAAACTCGCTTGTTATCGACAATTAGAGCAGAAAGTAAATGAAAAAGGGGGCAAGCTAGGTTAA
- a CDS encoding GNAT family N-acetyltransferase, protein MIRQAKKTDAAKIAPLLLIIWQDMELPILERESEEAIIGALVEAIQTETYRYSYNHLHVYEKDGDIAGVLAGYPGELEPEIDDVWNDIAKKHGITFEEPIFEDNETFAGEWYLDSIVTNEKYRGYGVGTALLNKLTEIAARDGEKVVGLNCDKGNPNAKRLYERMGFHVTGEVTLNGHIYDHMQK, encoded by the coding sequence TTGATTCGACAAGCTAAAAAAACCGATGCAGCAAAAATTGCACCACTTTTATTAATAATTTGGCAAGATATGGAATTACCAATTTTGGAAAGGGAGTCAGAGGAAGCCATTATTGGTGCACTAGTAGAGGCAATCCAAACCGAAACCTATCGTTATAGTTATAATCATCTTCATGTTTATGAAAAAGATGGTGATATTGCCGGAGTTCTTGCAGGATATCCCGGGGAACTTGAACCAGAAATTGATGATGTTTGGAATGATATCGCAAAAAAACACGGTATTACCTTTGAAGAACCAATTTTTGAAGATAATGAAACATTTGCTGGAGAATGGTATTTAGACTCTATTGTCACGAATGAAAAATATCGTGGTTATGGAGTTGGAACAGCCTTGCTTAATAAATTAACAGAAATTGCCGCCCGAGATGGGGAAAAAGTAGTTGGTTTAAATTGCGATAAAGGAAATCCAAATGCGAAACGTTTATACGAACGAATGGGGTTCCATGTCACCGGAGAAGTGACGCTAAATGGACATATTTACGACCATATGCAAAAATAA